In Butyrivibrio proteoclasticus B316, the sequence CTCTCCTCCGCTGCATAAAGAGAAACTGCGCCCAGAAGGCCATTATCGTGGTGAAGACATCCGCCTTTTAGCTTCACTGTCTTGCCATTTATCCTAAGACCGCGAATAGAATCAGCTGTAATTGTCCTGATTCCGAAAAGTGTCTCCTCTTCATCAGTTTCAGTTGTCTCTTCCTGAATAAAATGCGTTCTGTACGTGCCAAGACTCTTTACACTTGCCTTAACCTTGTACAGGTATGGGTTTTCAGCATCCCATAATAGCGGATCTTTGACGTTTATTGCCATTTTCGCAGTTTCGCTCTTGCCTGCGCCAATCTGAATAACACGCTTTACGACACACTCTTTTTCCTCAGAGTTCTCCTTACAAATCGTAAGTGTGACCTCCGCAAGCCTGTTTTCCAGTGTCCTGTTTGCCACCTCTACTTCTGCTTCAAGAAATGCATAGCCATCAGCTACTTCTTTCGTGCGTACAAATACTCCATCCGGCACTATATGCACCCTTGAACCATGGCAAAGTCTGACTCCGCGATATAAACCGGAGCCTGTATACCAGCGGCTGTTAACGTACATACTGGTATTACAGTTTACGGTTATTCTATTCTCTTTTCCAAATGTCACATAATCTGTGAGATCAACATAAAAAGGCGCATAGCCATAGTGCTGGCTTCCAACCTTGTAGCCATTTATATCCACTGTAACATTCATCATGGCTCCATCAAATTTAAGACCAACACACTCATTTTCCCATTCCGTAGGAATCATCAGATACTTGGTATAATTTGTCAGACCTCCAACAAAATATCCGCTATCTGACCTTGCCGGCGCATCTGGCCTAACCTGCGTTCCGATCATTCCATCATGCGGAAGATTAACCTCCTGCCCCTTATCCTCTTGCAGTGCACCAAGAGAATCAACAAATCCATTTCTAAAAGTCCATTTTTCATCAATGCATTGTTTATTCATTCATGTACCCCCGATTATATTTCCCATACACGCCTATATCGGCTTGTAGTCTCAATTATACTATTATCCCCATCAAATAAAAATGTATCCTGAAAATATTAAATAAATCTTAAATTCACTTTAACGCTCAACCGAAGTCACATTAACATGCTATCATAAATACTGATGTTTAATTCTATTCCTGGGGGAAAATAGTATGTCTGAAAATGTCAAAATAGTACCTGCTTCCTGCACTCAATGCGGCGGTACAGTCGAAGTTGATCCACAAACTGATATTGCAACCTGTCCTTTTTGCGGAACTCCGTTCATCGTTGAAAAAGCTATCAATAATTACAATATCCAGCATGCCAAAATTGAGCACGCGGATAATGTAAATATCGATATGACAGGTTCTGTTAAGTCTGTTCTTGATTTTGTTGGAGAGCAGATGAAAGAAAGCCGCGCTGAAAGAAGAGAAGCTAGAAAAATAGAAGCTGAGAACAGCAAAATGATCACCAGGGGCTTCTTAAAGATTTTCGGTATTGTATGTATCATGGGAATGATTCTCGCCATTGCAAACTTCATTATCTTCCAGATAAGAGGAGATGACGATTCTTCCTATTCAGAATCAGAAGAGTATTCTTCAGAAGCATACAGCTCAGATGAAAATGATCTTGAAGACGATGATTTTGAAAAAGCTGATTTTTCCGGAGAGTTTAATCTCTCCTACTAGGTTCTGCAAACAGACACCAAAAAAAGCTGAGTTATGATTTTTTTTATAACCCAGCTTTTTATCATGGTTCATCTTCCGAAAATTCTCTTGTCTTAGCTCCCATGCTCTTGAGCTCTTTTTTACGATCATACATCATATGATCTGCTCGTTCGAATACATCATGTAACTGCTCATCGGTAGGCAAAAGCGTGGAATAACCAATTGAAACAACAACTCCATTTTTTCCGATGTTTTCTTCAACCTGTTTGTTAAAAGCAGCTATTACTTCGCCTCTGGTATCATATCCTTTTCCAATCAAAAGAACTACAAACTCATCGCCACCGGTTCTGTATACCGAGCCATGGCTGAAAACATCACAGATCAGCGCACTTGCTTCCTGGATCAACAGATCACCTGCCGCATGTCCCTTGGTGTCATTAACATATTTAAGACCATTTATATCACAGGCAACCAGCGCCAGCTTATCAATAGTACCTTCACGAATCCTACTGTTCAAGAGAGATTCCGTTTCCATGTAGGCATGTTTATTTCTGACTCCGGTCAAAGAATCCGTGTTTGCCATGCTCTTGAAAACTTTGCTGTTTTCTTTTTCTTCATCGAGTTTTTCATTTGCAACTCGTCTGAACAAATAGAATAATACTGCAGAAAACAGAGTAGCTACAACAAGCAGGAACAATATCTGGAAATGATTGGTAGCAAGACTCTTTTCACTAATCTCCTGGATCTGATCCTGAATAACACTCTCACGAATCATTACTACCAGCTCCCAGCCGGTATCAGGTACAGGTTCATAGCATATAGTATCTACAACGCCATTTATTGTAAAAGTAAGCGTTCCTTTCTTGGATTCAGCAAAATCTTTACGAAATGCTTCCCACTTATCATCCGAAACATTGCCCTTCGTGGCATCAATAATGTTTTGGGTTCCAATCAATTGACCAAGTTCTGTCTCTGAAAGGTTTCCCCCATTTGTTGAATAAAGAGCAAAATGCGTACTCTCCTGATCATCAAAAGCAAGGAGATCTACAATATCATTAATATCAATTTGGACAAAGCAGGCTTTAAACTGCTTACCCATTATCTTATTGTCTATCGGAATAGCCAGACACAACTCCTTGGACGAACCGTAGATGAAAACAGTACTTATCATCTTCCCTTCCAGTTTCTCTTCAGCCAAAAAAGCGTGCCGACTACCACCGGTATATGTTGTATATTGTGTGTAAACTACGTTATCCTCGTCTACCAGTGCAAAACGATTAAGAGACAAGAGCCTCTTCATCCTACCAATAGCCGCTCTAAG encodes:
- a CDS encoding sensor domain-containing diguanylate cyclase, whose translation is MKNRRITEKAVSVTAAIGSVLIMVMVIANTYWASKQAISSTNQAVSAVSAFYLESMADRRARTITNLINNNFDYMEKAVSVIDDEQIESQKDLRAAIGRMKRLLSLNRFALVDEDNVVYTQYTTYTGGSRHAFLAEEKLEGKMISTVFIYGSSKELCLAIPIDNKIMGKQFKACFVQIDINDIVDLLAFDDQESTHFALYSTNGGNLSETELGQLIGTQNIIDATKGNVSDDKWEAFRKDFAESKKGTLTFTINGVVDTICYEPVPDTGWELVVMIRESVIQDQIQEISEKSLATNHFQILFLLVVATLFSAVLFYLFRRVANEKLDEEKENSKVFKSMANTDSLTGVRNKHAYMETESLLNSRIREGTIDKLALVACDINGLKYVNDTKGHAAGDLLIQEASALICDVFSHGSVYRTGGDEFVVLLIGKGYDTRGEVIAAFNKQVEENIGKNGVVVSIGYSTLLPTDEQLHDVFERADHMMYDRKKELKSMGAKTREFSEDEP